The window CGCGCGGGTGGCCGAACGCACCCAGCCGCTCGGCAGCGAGATCGTGGACGAACGCGGCGCCTATGACGATCGCGTCACGCTGCGCCTGCCGGTGGAACGCCCGGCGCTGTGGAGCGCCGAAACGCCCGCGCTGTATCGCGCCACCGTCGCCCTGCTCTCGCCCGAAGGGGAGATTATCGAGGTGGAAGCCTATGACGTCGGCTTTCGCCAGGTGGAAATCAGCGGCGGGCTGTTGAAGCTCAACGGGCAGCCGCTGCTAATCCGCGGCGTTAACCGCCACGAGCATCACCCGCGCCACGGCCAGGTGATGGACGAGGCGACGATGCGCCACGATATCCTGCTGATGAAGCAGCACAACTTCAACGCGGTGCGCTGCTCGCACTATCCCAACCACCCGCTGTGGTATCGGTTGTGCGACCGCTACGGGCTGTACGTGGTGGACGAAGCCAATATCGAGACCCACGGCATGCAGCCGATGAACCGCCTGGCTGACGATCCGCTGTGGCTGCCCGCGATGAGCGAGCGCGTCACCCGCATGGTGCAGCGCGATCGCAACCACCCTTGCATCATTATCTGGTCCCTGGGCAACGAGTCCGGCCACGGCGTGAACCACGACGCGCTGTACCGCTGGGTGAAAAGCCAGGATCCGACCCGCCCGGTGCAATATGAAGGCGGCGGCGCCGACACTGCCGCCACCGACATTATCTGCCCGATGTATGCGCGGGTGGATCAGGATCAGCCGTTCCCGGCGGTGCCCAAATGGGCGATCGGCAAGTGGATCGGCCTGCCGGAGGAACAGCGCCCGCTGATCCTGTGCGAATACGCCCATGCGATGGGCAACAGCTTCGGCGGCTTTGAGCGCTACTGGCGCGCGTTCCACGCACATCCGCGCCTGCAGGGCGGCTTTGTCTGGGACTGGGTCGATCAGGCGCTGATCCGGCGCGACGAACGCGGCGAAGAATTCTGGGCCTACGGCGGCGACTTCGGCGACACCCCCAACGATCGCCAGTTCTGCCTGAACGGGCTGGTGTTCGCGGATCGCACCCCGCACCCGGCGCTGTTCGAAGCGCAGCGGGCGCAGCAGCTGTTCCGCTTCGCCTTCGACGCCGCCTCGCTGACGCTGACCGTCACCAGCGACTACCTGTTCCGCCACACCGACAACGAGCAGCTCAACTGGCGGCTGGAGCTGGACGGCGTGGAGCGCGCCAGCGGCAGTCTCGATCTGGCGCTGCCGCCGCAGGGCAGTGCTAGCTTCACCCTGCTCGACCGGCTGCCGATGCTGCATCAGCCCGGCGAACTGTGGTTGAACGTGGAGGTGGTGCAACCGCAGGCCACCGACTGGTCTGAAGCGCACCACCGCTGCGCCTGGGATCAGTGGCGGGTGCCGCGCGCGCTGCATCCCGCGCCGCCGCCGGCGCAGGGCGTGCCGCCAACGCTGATTGAAAATGATGAAGGGCTGACGCTTACCCACGGCGACCAGCGCTGGCGCTTCGAGCGCAGCAGCGGCCATCTGACGCAGTGGTGGCAGAATGAGCAGCCGCAGCTGCTGACGCCGCTGCGCGACGGCTTTGCGCGCGCGCCGATCGATAACGACATCGGCGTCAGCGAGGCGAACCATATCGATCCCAACGCCTGGGTCGAACGCTGGAAGCTGGCGGGCCTGTACCGGATGGAAGAGCGCTGCACGCGGCTGCAGGCGGATGCGCTGCAAAACGGCGTGCGGGTGGTGAGCGAACACCAGTTCGGCGTGGAAGGGGAGATTTTGCTGATCAGCCGCAAACAGTGGCTGTTCGACGCGCTGGGCGCGGTGAGCGTGAACGTGGAGGTCGAGGTGGCCGACGCCCTGCCGCCGCCGGCGCGCATCGGCCTGCACTGCCAACTGGCGACGGTGCAGCCGCAGGCGGAATGGCTGGGCCTGGGCCCACACGAGAACTACCCGGATCGCCGCCTGGCCGCGCAGCACGGGCGCTGGCGCCTACCGCTGGCGGATCTGCATACGCCGTATATTTTCCCCGGCGAGAACGGCCTGCGCTGTGACACCCGCAGCCTGCGCTACGGCGGCTGGCGCATCGACGGCCGCTTCCACTTCTCGCTCAGCCGCTACGGCCTGCAACAGCTGATGTCCTGCAGCCACCAGCATCTGCTGCAGCCGGAAGCAGGCACCTGGCTGCACCTGGACGGCTTCCATATGGGAGTGGGCGGCGACGACTCCTGGAGCCCGAGCGTGCACCGGGATTACCTGCTCACCGCCGGCGTTTACCGCTATCAGCTGCGCCTGCAGCGAGCGCCAGAGGGCTAAATCTGCCAAAAAACTCAACGGGTTGCGCATTCTGTAAGCAAACAGTCACAGAATGTGTAATCCGCCTTTGACATGCCGACGGCGCCTCGCTATTATTCGCCCCGTTCACACGATTCCTCTGTAGTTCAGTCGGTAGAACGGCGGACTGTTAATCCGTATGTCACTGGTTCGAGTCCAGTCAGAGGAGCCATATTTAGAGAAGCCCGCTTAAGGAAACTTAAGCGGGCTTTTTGCTGTTGGGCGGTCATAATCGGTGATCCCTACGCCCTCCCTACCCGACACCGTTCAGCCATCCGTTGAACGGGTCAGTTTCTCCCATTGTTTAATTTCCTGACCTAACGCCTCGAGCTTTTGCCGCACCAAACTTAATGCGTCACTGCCTAACAACAGATGCGTTGGCGGGGTCTGGCTCTCGATCAATGCCAGCATGGCGTGAGCCGCCTTCACCGGATCGCCGAGTTGCTTGCCGCTTTTTTCCTGGCGCGCCTGACGAACAGGTTCAAATAACGCGTCATAGTCCGGGAGACGGCGAGGGCTGCGTACCATTGAACGCCCGGCCCAGTCCGTTCGAAACGAACCGGGCGCCACTGCGGTCACGTGTATGTTGAACGGGGTAAGCTCCTGACTTAACGCTTCTGATATCCCTTCCAGTGCAAATTTGCTGCCGCAGTAATAGCTGATACCGGGCAAGGTAATGAAACTGCCCATTGAGGTGATATTGATAATGTGGCCGCGACGGCGCTGGCGCATGCCCGGCAGCGCGGCTTTGATCATCGCCACCGCGCCAAACACATTGACGTCAAACTGGCGGCGCAGCTCTGCGAGCGGAGATTCTTCCAGAATGCCTTCATGACCGTAACCGGCATTGTTCACCAGCACATCTATCGGACCGACGGCGGACTCTATCTCTCCAACCACCTCATCAATACGCTCAACGTCCGTGACATCAAGCAGATAGCCAAAAGCCCGCTGCGTATCGAGCGCGCCGAAAGCCTGCAGCGCTTCGCTGTTGCGCACCGTCCCTACAACCCGATGCCCTACGGCGAGGGCTTCCCGCGCCAGCGCCTGGCCAAAGCCACTGCTGACGCCAGTGATTAAAATCGTTTTTGCAGATGCCATAAAAAGAACTCCCATGAACCAAGAAGGTTGCATGGTATTCTCTGCTCTGCCGCATTTTTAGGCCGTATCTTCTCTTTTTCTTGCCTGATTTTATGAGGTGGTGGGATGTCCGACATGATTGCCCTGATGAATAGACTTGCGGTGCAAGAGGGATACAACCTCACTGCCCTACCTGATGTGCGAATTTTGCGTTCCGATCGCCCGCTTGCCAGAACGCCGGTGCTGTACGATCCGGGGATCGTGATTGTCTGCCAGGGCAGCAAACGCGGTTATTTCGGTCAACAGACCTATTTATATGATGAGCAGCACTACCTGGCGGTTTCGGTGCCGGTGCCGTTTGTGATGGAAACCGACGCGTCGGCAGCGCATCCGCTGCTGGCGATTTATATACATCTGGATTTTCAGCTTGCCGCTGAACTGATGTTGCAGATTGAACAGCATGGCGCCCCGTATCCTCCCGTCGCGCCGCAAAGCATGATGTCGAGCCCCATGGACGGCGCGGTAAAAATGGCCGTACTTCGCCTACTTGACGTCCTGGACAACCCGCTTGAGGCGGCGATCCTCGGTCCGGCGCGGGTGCGTGAACTCTATTTCCGCGTGC of the Serratia marcescens subsp. marcescens ATCC 13880 genome contains:
- a CDS encoding beta-galactosidase; this encodes MPAAPHASLTEILARRDWQNPACTHYRRLDAHPPFASWRTVEDARDDAPSASRRSLNGEWRFSYFPRPEAAPESWLQQDLPDAAPLAVPSNWQLAGYDAPIYTNVRYPFPVDPPRVPEDNPTGCYSRTFNVDPAWLAAGQTRVIFDGVNSAFYLWCNGHWVGYSQDSRLPAEFDLGPWLQPGENRLAVMVLRWCDGSYLEDQDMWRMSGIFRDVSLLHKPAAHLSDVRITTPLHDGFTRGELVVTARASRPGPLLVQVQLWRDGARVAERTQPLGSEIVDERGAYDDRVTLRLPVERPALWSAETPALYRATVALLSPEGEIIEVEAYDVGFRQVEISGGLLKLNGQPLLIRGVNRHEHHPRHGQVMDEATMRHDILLMKQHNFNAVRCSHYPNHPLWYRLCDRYGLYVVDEANIETHGMQPMNRLADDPLWLPAMSERVTRMVQRDRNHPCIIIWSLGNESGHGVNHDALYRWVKSQDPTRPVQYEGGGADTAATDIICPMYARVDQDQPFPAVPKWAIGKWIGLPEEQRPLILCEYAHAMGNSFGGFERYWRAFHAHPRLQGGFVWDWVDQALIRRDERGEEFWAYGGDFGDTPNDRQFCLNGLVFADRTPHPALFEAQRAQQLFRFAFDAASLTLTVTSDYLFRHTDNEQLNWRLELDGVERASGSLDLALPPQGSASFTLLDRLPMLHQPGELWLNVEVVQPQATDWSEAHHRCAWDQWRVPRALHPAPPPAQGVPPTLIENDEGLTLTHGDQRWRFERSSGHLTQWWQNEQPQLLTPLRDGFARAPIDNDIGVSEANHIDPNAWVERWKLAGLYRMEERCTRLQADALQNGVRVVSEHQFGVEGEILLISRKQWLFDALGAVSVNVEVEVADALPPPARIGLHCQLATVQPQAEWLGLGPHENYPDRRLAAQHGRWRLPLADLHTPYIFPGENGLRCDTRSLRYGGWRIDGRFHFSLSRYGLQQLMSCSHQHLLQPEAGTWLHLDGFHMGVGGDDSWSPSVHRDYLLTAGVYRYQLRLQRAPEG
- a CDS encoding oxidoreductase, yielding MASAKTILITGVSSGFGQALAREALAVGHRVVGTVRNSEALQAFGALDTQRAFGYLLDVTDVERIDEVVGEIESAVGPIDVLVNNAGYGHEGILEESPLAELRRQFDVNVFGAVAMIKAALPGMRQRRRGHIINITSMGSFITLPGISYYCGSKFALEGISEALSQELTPFNIHVTAVAPGSFRTDWAGRSMVRSPRRLPDYDALFEPVRQARQEKSGKQLGDPVKAAHAMLALIESQTPPTHLLLGSDALSLVRQKLEALGQEIKQWEKLTRSTDG
- a CDS encoding AraC family transcriptional regulator is translated as MSDMIALMNRLAVQEGYNLTALPDVRILRSDRPLARTPVLYDPGIVIVCQGSKRGYFGQQTYLYDEQHYLAVSVPVPFVMETDASAAHPLLAIYIHLDFQLAAELMLQIEQHGAPYPPVAPQSMMSSPMDGAVKMAVLRLLDVLDNPLEAAILGPARVRELYFRVLTGAQGNAMRAALALQGQFGKIGKALQHIHATYAEPLTLTQLAMLAGMSVPTFHSHFKAITQMPPMQYVKSVRLHQARMLMVRQQITAAAASYAVGYESPSQFNREFKRLFGLPPAEEIKRMQRHFAIPPAQPASVFVSSH